From Staphylothermus hellenicus DSM 12710, a single genomic window includes:
- a CDS encoding inorganic phosphate transporter → MDLLWFIIGVLAAFFVAWNNGSNNAPNAIGTAVGAKVLDVRKALIMATIASFAGSISLGIYVTNTVMKGIVNTLNMPAPYVVKGMISVLIASGIYTLISTYLKVPMSVHVEIIGGIIGFGLAIGSSFISWETILVIMIAWLIVPFAATGIAYILYPAFSRSFREKRPAKTSLIVSSYITSATPTILILVKTINVSSIVYASITTVTISTLTTIMVYLYWKRRIAEGGSPLHEASRILLIMVAAAMAFSFGSNDVANSAGPLAAILYALGIKESLTAMWIAIIVASIGLSAGIIMWGSKIIDTIGEKISPLTPPTAYVAQLSATLTMLAASRLGLPVSTSMAIVGGVMGVGFSRGTRSVNLKLLARIFTLWLISLPATMGITYFLTLGLLI, encoded by the coding sequence ATGGACCTACTATGGTTTATTATAGGGGTTTTAGCGGCATTCTTCGTTGCATGGAATAATGGATCGAATAATGCCCCCAACGCTATTGGGACAGCTGTTGGTGCAAAAGTGCTTGATGTTAGGAAAGCCTTAATAATGGCTACAATAGCTAGTTTCGCTGGATCTATTAGTTTAGGAATATACGTTACTAATACTGTGATGAAAGGCATAGTTAATACTCTCAATATGCCTGCACCATATGTTGTTAAGGGAATGATCTCGGTATTGATAGCATCTGGTATATATACATTGATCAGCACATATCTTAAGGTGCCTATGAGTGTTCATGTAGAAATAATTGGTGGCATAATTGGTTTCGGCCTGGCAATTGGCTCCTCATTTATAAGCTGGGAAACAATATTGGTGATTATGATTGCATGGTTAATTGTCCCATTCGCAGCAACAGGTATAGCTTATATATTGTATCCAGCGTTCAGCCGATCATTCAGGGAGAAAAGACCGGCGAAAACCTCCTTAATAGTCTCATCATATATAACATCTGCAACCCCCACAATTCTTATATTGGTAAAAACTATTAATGTGTCAAGCATAGTTTATGCATCAATCACAACAGTAACTATTAGCACATTAACAACGATAATGGTATATCTATACTGGAAAAGAAGAATAGCTGAAGGAGGCTCGCCCCTGCACGAGGCATCCAGGATACTATTAATAATGGTTGCTGCCGCCATGGCTTTCTCCTTCGGATCAAATGATGTAGCCAACTCTGCCGGGCCATTAGCAGCTATACTATATGCTCTAGGAATAAAGGAATCCCTAACAGCTATGTGGATAGCAATTATTGTTGCATCAATAGGTCTCTCAGCAGGCATTATTATGTGGGGATCAAAGATCATAGATACTATAGGAGAAAAAATCTCCCCCCTAACACCCCCAACAGCTTATGTAGCACAATTATCAGCAACACTAACAATGCTAGCCGCTTCAAGACTAGGACTACCAGTATCAACATCAATGGCTATTGTCGGGGGAGTAATGGGTGTAGGATTCTCTAGGGGAACACGAAGCGTTAACCTAAAACTACTAGCTAGAATCTTTACTCTATGGCTAATATCACTTCCAGCAACAA
- a CDS encoding aldehyde ferredoxin oxidoreductase family protein produces the protein MLGGYMGRILRVNLWRNKYYIEPLPPETVLRSWLGGRGLGVYLALKEIDPKADPLGPRNKAFVMTGPITGVAGIPEAGRWCSVTKSPLTDTIHDSQSGGKFGPELKFAGFDAIILEDISEKPVYLWIHDGKVEIRDATHLWGKDVHSTTDIIQEELAAEIGRDEAKKVKVLAIGPAGENLVRFAALMNDKYRAAGRGGHGAVWGSKKIKAIAVRGHMKPEIAKKEMFKEVVIKMVKKHRENPVTSEGLPKLGTAILVNIINKAGMLPTRNFRTGVFEGAEKISGEVLAEKYLDKKKSVEESCWGCVITCGRYTKVGKSPFSGEGGGPEYETIWAFGAQTGTDDLEAINKANYLCNELGLDTISMGNTIGALMELVELGKIPPEKLRGLNVKWGSPDAIVELVWRTAYRSGIGDELAEGSWRLAQKYGAPEVSMSVRGQELPAYDPRGAQGQGLAYATSNRGGCHVRAYLISPEVLGVPKLVDRFTTKGKPALVKEFQDVTAVVDSMIVCLFSSFAIWDEDYAEIISAVTGWDVSKDEVHKIGERIYNAERAFNVLSFGDGREYDTLPKRLLEEPMPEGPSKGHVVRLNEMLDEYYKLRGWIDGRPTRAKLEELGLKWVADRLEEEGLLPG, from the coding sequence ATGCTTGGCGGGTATATGGGTAGAATCCTACGTGTCAACTTATGGAGAAATAAATACTATATTGAGCCATTGCCTCCAGAGACTGTTCTTAGAAGCTGGCTGGGTGGAAGAGGATTAGGCGTTTACCTTGCGTTGAAAGAAATTGATCCAAAAGCTGATCCCCTTGGTCCAAGGAATAAAGCATTTGTTATGACAGGCCCTATAACAGGTGTTGCAGGCATACCAGAAGCTGGTAGATGGTGTAGTGTAACAAAGTCTCCATTAACAGATACAATACATGATTCTCAGAGCGGTGGAAAGTTTGGGCCTGAACTAAAGTTTGCAGGGTTCGATGCTATTATATTAGAGGATATTAGCGAGAAACCAGTGTATCTATGGATACATGATGGCAAAGTCGAGATTAGAGACGCTACCCATTTATGGGGCAAGGATGTGCATTCAACTACTGATATTATCCAGGAAGAACTTGCAGCCGAGATCGGTAGGGATGAGGCTAAGAAGGTAAAAGTATTAGCAATAGGGCCCGCTGGAGAAAACCTTGTAAGATTTGCTGCATTAATGAATGATAAGTACAGAGCTGCCGGCCGAGGAGGCCATGGAGCTGTATGGGGTAGTAAGAAGATTAAAGCAATAGCTGTACGCGGCCACATGAAGCCAGAGATTGCTAAGAAGGAGATGTTTAAGGAAGTAGTTATTAAGATGGTTAAGAAGCATCGTGAAAACCCGGTTACTTCGGAGGGGCTGCCTAAGCTGGGTACAGCGATACTGGTAAACATTATCAATAAGGCAGGCATGCTCCCGACAAGGAACTTCCGTACAGGTGTATTTGAGGGTGCGGAAAAGATTAGCGGCGAAGTATTAGCTGAGAAGTATCTTGATAAGAAAAAGAGTGTTGAAGAATCATGTTGGGGCTGTGTAATCACTTGTGGAAGATATACTAAGGTAGGAAAATCCCCATTTAGTGGGGAGGGAGGAGGCCCAGAGTATGAGACGATCTGGGCCTTTGGCGCGCAAACAGGCACAGACGATCTGGAAGCTATTAACAAGGCTAACTATCTATGTAATGAGCTAGGGCTTGACACTATAAGTATGGGCAATACTATTGGTGCGTTGATGGAGCTTGTAGAGCTAGGCAAGATTCCTCCAGAGAAGCTTCGCGGACTAAATGTTAAATGGGGCTCGCCAGATGCTATAGTTGAGCTTGTATGGAGAACAGCGTATAGGAGCGGTATAGGCGATGAGCTAGCTGAGGGTTCTTGGAGATTAGCACAAAAATATGGTGCACCAGAAGTATCGATGAGTGTGAGAGGACAGGAGCTGCCAGCATATGATCCAAGAGGGGCACAGGGCCAAGGTTTAGCATATGCTACAAGTAATCGTGGAGGATGCCACGTAAGAGCATACCTGATATCACCTGAGGTCCTCGGTGTACCAAAACTTGTGGACAGGTTTACAACCAAGGGCAAGCCCGCTCTTGTCAAGGAGTTCCAAGATGTCACCGCCGTAGTAGACTCTATGATCGTATGTTTGTTCTCAAGCTTCGCCATATGGGATGAAGACTATGCTGAAATAATAAGTGCTGTAACAGGCTGGGATGTCTCCAAGGATGAAGTACACAAGATCGGTGAGAGAATATACAATGCTGAAAGAGCATTTAACGTACTAAGCTTTGGCGATGGAAGAGAATATGATACACTGCCGAAGAGACTTCTCGAAGAACCAATGCCGGAGGGACCATCAAAAGGACACGTTGTCAGGCTAAACGAGATGCTAGACGAATACTATAAGCTAAGAGGATGGATAGATGGAAGACCAACAAGAGCAAAACTGGAAGAACTAGGTCTTAAATGGGTAGCAGACAGACTAGAAGAAGAAGGACTATTACCTGGCTAA
- a CDS encoding DMT family transporter: protein MVLKILISNLLEKSPIKIGRIVFYVLVFTIIFLSISVASILVLLSNASAVACAFWRTFLSAIILWFIKLLLNRSWVGLRNYKVLSLIVLSGVFLAAHFLFWMESLFLVPVAISTTIVVSYPLFSLVVDKIIYNERIYGIQYIGLTTGFIGIAFFMEPRLIGEYSVSGVILALLGAVAATGYFSIGRRVRKVVGLLEYTTIAYSSAAITLLVYSLFTGANLVHYGLNSYIYFFLLAIIPMLGGHTLLNYVLKYIKTSSATSIALGEPVGASILAYIFLGQIITPIQILLIIVILLSIALVLYPEIRNITEKK from the coding sequence ATGGTTTTGAAGATCTTAATAAGTAATTTATTGGAAAAATCTCCGATAAAGATCGGCAGGATTGTTTTTTACGTGTTAGTTTTTACCATAATATTTCTAAGCATATCTGTTGCATCAATACTTGTACTGCTCTCTAATGCATCAGCAGTAGCATGTGCTTTTTGGAGAACTTTTTTATCAGCCATTATTCTATGGTTTATAAAACTATTATTAAATAGATCATGGGTTGGTTTAAGAAATTATAAGGTTTTATCATTAATTGTTTTATCTGGTGTTTTTCTCGCAGCTCATTTTCTTTTTTGGATGGAATCCCTGTTTCTAGTACCAGTTGCAATTAGTACCACTATTGTTGTATCTTATCCATTGTTCTCACTAGTGGTTGATAAGATCATATATAATGAACGGATTTATGGGATCCAATATATAGGGTTGACTACAGGATTCATAGGGATAGCGTTTTTTATGGAGCCCAGACTTATTGGTGAATATAGTGTATCTGGTGTTATATTAGCATTATTGGGTGCTGTTGCTGCTACAGGTTATTTTAGTATTGGTAGAAGAGTTAGAAAGGTTGTTGGTTTATTAGAATATACTACTATAGCATACTCCAGTGCAGCTATAACTTTACTAGTATATTCCTTATTTACAGGTGCTAATCTGGTACATTATGGACTAAATAGCTACATATATTTCTTCTTATTAGCAATAATACCTATGCTTGGAGGACATACACTACTAAATTATGTTTTAAAATACATAAAAACAAGTTCGGCAACATCAATAGCTTTAGGAGAGCCTGTTGGCGCATCTATATTAGCATATATTTTTCTTGGACAAATAATTACTCCTATTCAAATATTACTAATAATAGTGATTCTCCTCTCTATAGCTCTCGTTTTATATCCGGAGATAAGAAATATTACAGAGAAAAAATAG
- a CDS encoding B12-binding domain-containing radical SAM protein, which translates to MKVLLSLPPEVHKLEIYKVTGMSAPPLGLAYIGAVLENAGHKVRIIDSPTLKINFKDWISEVKSWDPDIVGISMLTPLAPKGYVAAKLVKEELGNDVIVIAGGPHPTYMYEEALSNGIDVVVRGEGEYTTLELVNTIEKYGLDKNTLKEIKGIAFKDDSGKAVVTPPRPFIQNLDELPWPARHLLPMDKYTLFGKPIRIAHVMASRGCPYGCIYCITSYFWGRRIRFRSAKNVADEVEFLVNKYKANHIAFSDDDLVINRRFVLGFIDEIKKRGLDITFSCGSRVNHINKEILKTLYDNGCTALYFGVESASQETLNRIGKRITIEQAERVFKWVKELKGFALGSFILGFPWETIDDMKKTVDFAIKLDPNYAQFTVLTPYPGTPLFEYAKKYNLIEDWNWEHYTTVKPVMRGFHFTTKDLGKMIKYAYRKFYLRTKFIMRELKAGRLKDLSGILVREVFSWMRDKVYEYLRWK; encoded by the coding sequence TTGAAGGTGCTGTTATCTCTACCGCCAGAAGTTCACAAGCTTGAAATATACAAGGTCACCGGTATGAGTGCTCCTCCTCTAGGCTTAGCATATATTGGCGCAGTTCTTGAAAATGCAGGTCATAAGGTTAGAATAATAGATTCCCCAACTCTTAAAATAAATTTCAAGGACTGGATCAGTGAGGTTAAATCTTGGGATCCCGACATAGTTGGTATATCCATGCTAACCCCTCTAGCACCTAAGGGATATGTTGCAGCTAAACTTGTAAAGGAGGAACTGGGCAATGATGTAATAGTTATAGCCGGCGGCCCCCACCCCACATATATGTATGAGGAAGCACTCAGCAACGGCATAGACGTTGTTGTTAGGGGCGAGGGAGAATATACTACATTAGAACTTGTCAATACTATTGAGAAATACGGGTTAGACAAGAATACTTTGAAGGAGATAAAAGGTATTGCTTTTAAAGATGATTCTGGTAAAGCTGTTGTGACCCCGCCTAGACCATTTATACAAAACCTAGATGAGCTCCCATGGCCTGCAAGGCATCTGCTTCCAATGGATAAATATACGCTTTTCGGGAAACCTATAAGGATAGCACATGTAATGGCCAGTAGGGGTTGTCCATATGGATGCATATATTGTATAACAAGCTATTTCTGGGGCCGCAGAATAAGGTTTAGATCAGCGAAGAATGTTGCTGATGAGGTAGAGTTCCTAGTGAACAAGTATAAAGCTAACCATATAGCTTTTAGCGATGACGACTTGGTTATTAATAGAAGATTCGTGCTTGGATTTATTGATGAGATCAAGAAGAGAGGACTAGATATAACATTCTCGTGTGGTTCTAGAGTTAACCATATAAACAAGGAGATCCTTAAAACCCTCTACGATAATGGTTGTACAGCACTATATTTCGGTGTGGAATCAGCTAGTCAAGAAACACTTAACCGTATAGGTAAGAGAATAACTATTGAACAAGCTGAAAGAGTATTTAAATGGGTTAAGGAGCTTAAAGGCTTCGCTCTAGGATCATTCATACTGGGATTTCCATGGGAAACAATAGATGATATGAAGAAAACAGTTGATTTCGCAATAAAACTTGATCCAAACTATGCACAGTTCACAGTATTAACACCATATCCTGGAACACCGCTCTTCGAATATGCTAAAAAATATAATTTAATAGAGGATTGGAATTGGGAACACTATACCACTGTTAAACCTGTTATGAGAGGTTTCCACTTCACAACAAAGGATCTAGGAAAAATGATCAAATATGCTTACCGTAAGTTCTATCTAAGAACAAAGTTTATTATGAGAGAACTTAAGGCAGGTAGGCTTAAAGATCTCTCAGGCATTCTCGTGAGAGAAGTCTTTTCTTGGATGAGAGATAAAGTCTACGAGTACTTGAGGTGGAAATAA